In Planctomycetia bacterium, the following proteins share a genomic window:
- a CDS encoding DUF1501 domain-containing protein, which produces MSRRTQLFDRAVSRRTVLAGAALGCGALALPLRAASAAAPRKQLLLLFLSGGASQFETWDPKPGTKTGGPFRAISTSLPGVRIGELLPHSAKNMHRLSVVRSVNSGIADHFQGHYAMQAGRIVPGYPVLGSAAAKLLERPGDILPGYVSIRRDGPKAYTDVGSAGFLGAKYEGVRILNNQPPENLVRPAAVAPTLADAVDRVRRSANDRFRRGREPAAIDAYGTTYDQADALMQRHEIFDLAKESPADHERYGNHDFGRNCLLARRLLQSGISCVRVTHFDWDAHQDNFYWHQVRCGEFDRTFITLLDDLEQCGMLKHTLVVVSGEMGRTPQINHLGGRDHWGRAWSVAMAGCGVKPGIVYGSTNETGTEVKDGLVKLGDLFHTYLTALGIDSQTKYEINGQSNPVADPAAKPIAAVLA; this is translated from the coding sequence ATGTCCCGTCGCACACAACTTTTCGATCGCGCCGTCTCGCGTCGCACGGTGCTTGCCGGCGCTGCACTGGGTTGCGGCGCGCTCGCGTTACCGCTGCGGGCAGCCTCCGCCGCCGCGCCGCGAAAGCAGCTCTTGCTGCTGTTTCTCTCCGGCGGAGCAAGTCAGTTCGAAACCTGGGATCCAAAGCCCGGCACGAAGACCGGCGGCCCCTTCCGAGCGATTTCGACCTCGCTTCCCGGCGTTCGAATCGGCGAACTCTTGCCGCACTCGGCGAAGAACATGCACCGACTTAGCGTCGTACGGAGCGTGAACTCCGGGATCGCCGACCACTTTCAGGGGCACTACGCCATGCAAGCCGGGCGTATCGTCCCCGGCTATCCGGTGCTCGGGTCGGCGGCGGCGAAGTTGCTCGAGCGTCCGGGTGACATCTTGCCCGGCTACGTTTCGATTCGGCGCGACGGCCCGAAGGCGTACACCGACGTAGGGAGCGCCGGATTCTTAGGGGCGAAGTACGAGGGAGTGCGAATCCTCAATAATCAGCCCCCGGAAAACTTAGTGAGACCCGCCGCCGTCGCACCGACGCTGGCCGACGCGGTCGATCGGGTGCGTCGAAGCGCGAACGATCGTTTTCGACGGGGTCGCGAACCGGCGGCGATCGATGCCTACGGTACGACGTATGATCAAGCCGACGCGCTCATGCAGCGCCACGAGATTTTCGATCTGGCGAAAGAATCTCCCGCCGACCACGAGCGCTACGGCAACCACGACTTCGGCCGAAATTGTTTGCTCGCGCGACGCTTGCTGCAGTCGGGCATCAGCTGCGTACGCGTGACCCACTTCGATTGGGACGCCCATCAAGACAATTTCTATTGGCATCAGGTGCGCTGCGGCGAGTTCGACCGAACGTTCATCACGCTGCTCGACGACCTTGAGCAGTGCGGCATGCTGAAACACACGCTCGTCGTCGTCAGCGGCGAAATGGGCCGCACTCCGCAGATCAACCATCTCGGCGGACGGGATCACTGGGGACGGGCTTGGAGCGTGGCGATGGCCGGCTGCGGAGTGAAGCCGGGAATCGTGTATGGCTCGACGAACGAAACAGGCACCGAAGTCAAGGACGGCCTCGTTAAGCTCGGCGACCTGTTCCACACCTATCTCACGGCGCTCGGCATCGACTCTCAAACCAAGTACGAAATCAACGGCCAATCGAATCCCGTGGCTGATCCGGCGGCCAAGCCGATCGCCGCCGTGCTCGCTTAA